In the Paenibacillus sp. FSL H7-0357 genome, one interval contains:
- a CDS encoding sugar-binding domain-containing protein: MRLLQTKISLEGEWELQLDKEKQGLQLPFSDVITLPGTTSHARKGPKNEEVLVSALTDEYLFEGSAWYSKEVVIPEELAGKTCFLYLERTRLTTLWLNGQEIGSRDSLNTAHVYDLTGKLQSGSQTLTVRVDNTGYPTKGGHMTSPDTQTNWNGITGRIELQFYGKSYLSGIRLDPNLPERSVRITGILEGTAVTTIAVSASSFNSQTAHSVAEQEFTISPGNFTIDYTLGLDALPWSETAPNLYNLNILLKDREGGTGELYESFFGLREFKADGDKFTINGEKTFLRGKHDGLIFPLTGYAPTDVEEWLRILGISKSYGINHYRFHTCCPPEAAFTAADMLGIYMEPELPFWGTITEPSDEGHNQAEQDYLVSEGYEILKAFGNHPSFVMMSLGNELWGSRTKIDSILKDYKAFDDRPLYTQGSNNHQWVPEILEHEDFFCGVRFSKERLFRGSYAMCDAPLGHVQTALPGTMKDYDDQFVPPSLQSGEVAEAGGTVQIQYGTEAKTVQVGDTSGEWIPHIPVISHEIGQYATYPNYEEISKYTGPLKAGNFKIFQERLESNGLGHLAGKYFEASGQLAAACYKEELEAAFRTRRLAGFQLLDLQDFSGQGTALVGILDAFMDSKGMITPEEWRTFCSDAVLLARFPKYNYISGEVFSASVELSWFRSETPDSLVLQWELTADDRTLAEGSSAVNIPAGSNYIDICQLAIDLPAVQKMTKAVLTLRIAGSDIRKSYDLWVYPENSGSGLDRIRIFEELSDEALALLEQGDNVLLMPKPESLHNAIEGFYCTDFWCYPMFRSISESMNRPVPVGTMGLLIDNSHPVFRDFPCEQYSTYPWWSIIENSKSIILDGTDREWSPIVQTIDNFERNHKLGFLFECRVGAGNLLVCALDASKAGKTPEGRQFLSSVAGYMASSEFKPQYTANVSELHKLIQ, translated from the coding sequence GTGAGATTGTTGCAGACAAAGATTAGCCTTGAAGGCGAGTGGGAATTGCAATTAGATAAGGAGAAACAGGGACTACAGCTGCCTTTTTCCGATGTCATTACCTTGCCGGGAACGACATCACATGCCCGCAAGGGACCGAAGAACGAAGAGGTTCTGGTCAGCGCCCTGACAGATGAATATCTGTTCGAAGGGTCGGCTTGGTATTCGAAGGAAGTAGTCATTCCAGAAGAACTCGCAGGAAAGACTTGTTTCCTATATTTGGAGCGCACCAGGCTTACGACGCTCTGGCTGAACGGTCAAGAGATTGGCAGCCGTGATAGCCTGAACACTGCGCATGTATATGATTTGACAGGGAAGCTTCAGTCTGGCAGTCAGACACTCACCGTCCGGGTCGATAATACCGGTTATCCGACCAAAGGCGGACATATGACTTCGCCGGACACTCAGACCAACTGGAACGGAATCACTGGACGCATCGAGCTTCAGTTCTACGGCAAGTCCTATTTGAGCGGAATTCGGCTCGATCCGAATCTGCCTGAACGTTCTGTCCGAATCACAGGAATACTGGAAGGAACGGCTGTAACAACGATTGCTGTATCAGCTTCCAGTTTTAATAGCCAGACAGCCCATTCGGTGGCTGAGCAGGAATTCACAATCTCGCCGGGGAACTTTACGATTGACTACACGTTAGGTTTGGATGCGCTTCCTTGGAGTGAAACCGCACCCAATCTCTATAACCTTAATATCCTCCTGAAGGATAGAGAAGGCGGAACCGGCGAACTGTATGAGTCGTTCTTCGGCTTGAGGGAATTCAAGGCGGATGGCGATAAATTCACGATCAACGGGGAGAAGACTTTTCTCCGCGGCAAACATGACGGACTGATCTTCCCATTGACCGGCTATGCCCCGACAGACGTAGAGGAATGGCTTAGAATTCTGGGGATATCCAAATCCTATGGTATCAACCATTACCGGTTCCACACCTGCTGTCCGCCGGAAGCGGCCTTTACCGCTGCCGATATGCTCGGGATCTATATGGAGCCGGAGCTGCCGTTCTGGGGAACGATTACAGAGCCATCGGACGAGGGTCATAACCAGGCTGAGCAAGACTATCTGGTCAGCGAAGGATATGAAATTCTGAAAGCGTTCGGCAATCATCCGTCATTCGTGATGATGTCGCTCGGCAACGAGCTGTGGGGCAGCAGAACCAAGATCGATTCCATTCTCAAAGACTATAAAGCATTCGACGACAGACCCTTGTATACTCAAGGCTCGAACAACCACCAATGGGTACCGGAAATTCTGGAGCATGAAGATTTCTTCTGCGGAGTGCGTTTCTCGAAGGAGCGTCTGTTCAGAGGCTCTTATGCGATGTGCGACGCACCGCTCGGTCATGTCCAGACCGCACTGCCGGGTACGATGAAGGATTATGACGACCAGTTCGTTCCTCCGTCCCTGCAGAGCGGAGAGGTAGCAGAAGCGGGAGGTACTGTCCAAATTCAGTATGGTACTGAAGCCAAAACGGTGCAGGTCGGAGACACGTCCGGGGAATGGATTCCGCATATTCCTGTTATCTCGCATGAGATCGGGCAATACGCGACCTATCCAAATTATGAGGAAATCAGCAAATATACAGGACCGCTCAAAGCTGGTAATTTCAAAATTTTCCAAGAACGGCTGGAAAGCAATGGCCTGGGGCATCTCGCGGGCAAATATTTCGAGGCTTCTGGACAACTGGCGGCTGCTTGTTACAAAGAAGAGCTTGAGGCCGCTTTCCGCACCCGGAGACTTGCCGGATTCCAACTGCTGGATCTGCAGGATTTCAGCGGACAGGGAACAGCCTTGGTAGGTATTCTTGATGCATTTATGGACTCCAAAGGAATGATTACACCAGAGGAATGGCGCACCTTCTGCAGCGATGCAGTCCTGTTGGCAAGATTCCCGAAATACAATTACATCTCCGGAGAAGTCTTTAGTGCCAGCGTCGAGCTGAGCTGGTTCCGGTCCGAAACACCAGATTCCCTTGTGCTGCAATGGGAGTTGACCGCAGACGACAGAACGCTGGCCGAAGGCTCAAGTGCAGTAAACATCCCGGCGGGTTCGAATTATATCGATATCTGCCAGTTGGCCATTGATCTTCCTGCCGTCCAGAAGATGACGAAAGCTGTACTTACTCTGAGAATCGCCGGATCAGATATCCGTAAATCCTACGACCTGTGGGTATATCCAGAGAATAGCGGTTCCGGGCTGGACCGCATCCGCATTTTCGAAGAGCTTTCCGATGAGGCGCTTGCGCTGCTGGAGCAAGGTGACAACGTGCTGCTCATGCCAAAACCGGAGTCTCTTCATAACGCTATTGAAGGCTTCTATTGTACGGATTTCTGGTGTTATCCAATGTTCCGCTCCATCTCTGAGAGCATGAACCGCCCGGTACCTGTCGGTACCATGGGGCTTCTGATCGACAACAGCCATCCTGTGTTCCGTGATTTCCCGTGCGAACAATATTCCACGTACCCTTGGTGGAGTATCATAGAGAACTCAAAATCAATTATCCTGGACGGAACCGACCGGGAGTGGAGCCCGATTGTACAGACAATCGACAACTTTGAGCGTAATCATAAGCTGGGGTTCCTCTTTGAGTGCCGAGTAGGGGCGGGCAATCTGCTGGTCTGCGCCCTCGACGCCAGTAAAGCAGGAAAAACGCCGGAAGGAAGACAATTCCTGTCTAGCGTAGCCGGTTATATGGCATCCAGCGAATTCAAACCGCAGTACACAGCAAACGTATCAGAGCTGCACAAGCTTATTCAATAA